Proteins encoded in a region of the Vicia villosa cultivar HV-30 ecotype Madison, WI linkage group LG5, Vvil1.0, whole genome shotgun sequence genome:
- the LOC131605932 gene encoding secreted RxLR effector protein 161-like, translating into MSKFDGGERVEAGRYKSLMGSLHYLTCTRPNISLSVVFSSQFMEEPIYSHWKVVKQILRYIRGTLSFEMFYSRTKGYKLDGYSDSDWCRDIDDQKSTSGYVFFMENTAITWIFKKQPIVTLLTREAEYVTVFLCVCHATWLRKLLKQMDLKQQNATEIRVDNKSAIELAKNPVNHERRKHIDVRFHFI; encoded by the coding sequence ATGTCAAAATTTGATGGAGGAGAACGAGTCGAAGCAGGTAGATACAAGAGTCTGATGGGTAGTCTTCATTATCTCACATGTACAAGGCCAAACATTTCTTTAAGTGTCGTATTTTCAAGTCAATTCATGGAGGAGCCAATATATTCACATTGGAAGGTAGTGAAGCAAATCCTCAGGTACATCCGAGGAACATTGTCGTTTGAAATGTTTTACTCAAGAACAAAAGGTTACAAGTTGGATGGTTACTCTGACAGTGATTGGTGCAGAGATATAGACGATCAAAAAAGCACTTCAGGATATGTGTTCTTCATGGAAAATACCGCAATCACTTGGATTTTTAAGAAGCAACCAATAGTAACACTTTTGACACGTGAAGCTGAATATGTAACAGTATTCTTGTGTGTTTGTCATGCGACATGGCTTAGAAAATTGTTGAAACAGATGGATCTGAAGCAGCAAAATGCAACGGAGATTCGAGTTGACAACAAATCTGCAATTGAGCTAGCAAAGAATCCAGTAAATCATGAAAGAAGAAAACACATAGACGTTCGTTTTCATTTTATCTGA